From the genome of Scytonema hofmannii PCC 7110, one region includes:
- a CDS encoding class I SAM-dependent methyltransferase: protein MSDTLTKLTYQTFQQGKNYFGLTHKIVSIRLKKFIFPQEGISQSIPSEVLLKFQKRLNNLLEVDWEDAGRGVYPKSLLFDNPWEDFFRYYPLIWLDLPQIWDRANQRKYQDFTPEVDINGYPSYYVQNFHHQTNGYLSDLSANLYDLQVEILFQGSADTMRRRILAPLKKGLEVFKDLAPRQVRVLDVACGTGRTLRMIRATLSQASLFGTDLSPAYLRKANELLSEIPGELPQLLQANAEELPYVDNYFHAVTSVFLFHELPATARQRVIEECFRVTKPGGVFIICDSIQISDSPELEPLMENFHETFHEPYYKHYITDNLVERLKQAGFVNIETQVHFMSKYLIARKAA from the coding sequence ATGTCCGACACTTTAACCAAACTGACCTATCAAACTTTTCAGCAAGGCAAGAATTATTTTGGTCTAACCCATAAAATCGTAAGTATCCGCCTAAAGAAGTTCATCTTCCCTCAAGAAGGCATATCTCAGTCCATTCCCAGTGAGGTTTTACTGAAATTTCAAAAAAGGCTAAATAATTTGCTAGAAGTTGATTGGGAAGATGCAGGACGGGGTGTGTACCCTAAAAGCTTGTTGTTCGATAACCCTTGGGAAGACTTTTTCCGGTACTATCCTCTGATATGGCTTGATTTACCACAAATTTGGGATAGGGCGAACCAAAGGAAATACCAAGATTTTACCCCTGAAGTAGATATCAACGGTTATCCCAGCTACTACGTCCAAAACTTCCATCACCAAACCAATGGCTACTTGAGTGATTTATCAGCCAATCTGTATGATTTGCAGGTGGAAATTCTGTTTCAAGGTTCAGCAGATACCATGCGACGGCGCATTCTTGCTCCCTTGAAAAAAGGGTTAGAAGTTTTCAAAGACTTAGCCCCTCGTCAAGTACGTGTTTTGGACGTAGCTTGCGGAACTGGTCGCACTTTAAGGATGATTCGAGCCACTTTATCTCAAGCATCTCTGTTTGGTACAGATTTGTCACCAGCATATCTGCGGAAGGCAAATGAGCTTTTGTCTGAAATACCTGGGGAATTACCCCAACTCTTACAGGCAAATGCGGAAGAGTTACCTTACGTAGATAACTACTTCCATGCTGTCACCTCTGTTTTTCTCTTTCATGAATTACCTGCAACAGCTCGTCAACGGGTTATTGAAGAATGCTTTAGGGTCACAAAACCAGGTGGTGTTTTTATAATTTGTGACTCAATTCAAATAAGTGATTCCCCAGAACTGGAACCGTTAATGGAAAACTTCCACGAAACTTTCCATGAACCTTACTACAAGCATTACATCACTGATAACCTGGTAGAGCGATTGAAACAAGCAGGTTTTGTGAATATTGAGACACAAGTTCACTTCATGAGCAAGTATTTGATTGCTCGCAAAGCAGCTTAA
- the glnA gene encoding type I glutamate--ammonia ligase, producing the protein MTTPQEVLKMIQDNNIQMIDLKFIDMPGIWQHLTLYQNQIDETSFTDGVPFDGSSIRGWKAINESDMAMVLDPNTAWIDPFMQEPTLSIICSIKEPRTDEWYSRCPRVIAQKAVDYLVKTGLGDTAFFGPEAEFFIFDDVRFDQNQHSGYYYVDSVEGRWNSGREEGPNLGYKPRYKEGYFPVAPTDTSQDMRTEMLLTMAKCGVPIEKHHHEVATGGQCELGFRFGKLIEAADWLLTYKYVIKNVAKKYGKTVTFMPKPVFQDNGSGMHTHQSIWKDGQPLFAGDKYAGLSDMALHYIGGILKHAPALLAITNPTTNSYKRLVPGYEAPVNLAYSQGNRSASIRIPLSGTNPKAKRLEFRCPDATSNPYLAFAAMLCAGIDGIKNKIDPGQPLDKNIYELSPEELAKVPSTPGSLELALEALENDHTFLTEPGVFTEDLIQTWISYKLDNEVNPMRLRPHPYEFSLYYDV; encoded by the coding sequence ATGACAACCCCACAAGAAGTCCTGAAGATGATTCAGGATAACAACATTCAGATGATCGATCTGAAATTCATCGATATGCCAGGGATTTGGCAGCACTTGACGCTTTACCAAAACCAAATCGATGAGACTTCCTTTACGGACGGCGTACCTTTCGACGGTTCTAGTATCCGGGGTTGGAAAGCCATCAACGAATCGGACATGGCGATGGTACTCGATCCAAACACTGCCTGGATCGACCCTTTCATGCAAGAACCAACGCTCAGTATTATCTGTAGCATTAAGGAACCTCGCACGGATGAATGGTACAGCCGTTGTCCTCGCGTGATTGCCCAGAAAGCAGTTGACTATCTGGTGAAAACTGGTCTTGGCGATACAGCGTTCTTTGGTCCTGAAGCTGAATTTTTCATTTTTGATGATGTCCGCTTTGACCAAAACCAACACTCAGGCTACTACTATGTAGACTCGGTTGAAGGTCGTTGGAATTCTGGTAGAGAAGAAGGTCCCAACCTGGGTTACAAACCCCGCTACAAAGAGGGTTACTTCCCAGTTGCGCCTACGGATACCTCACAAGATATGCGGACAGAAATGCTGCTCACCATGGCAAAGTGCGGAGTGCCAATTGAAAAGCACCACCACGAAGTTGCTACTGGCGGTCAGTGTGAACTGGGTTTCCGTTTTGGAAAGTTGATTGAAGCAGCTGATTGGTTGTTGACTTATAAGTACGTCATCAAGAACGTTGCTAAGAAGTATGGTAAAACCGTTACCTTCATGCCCAAGCCAGTCTTCCAAGACAACGGCTCTGGCATGCACACCCACCAATCTATTTGGAAGGATGGTCAACCGTTGTTTGCTGGAGACAAGTATGCTGGCTTGAGTGATATGGCGCTGCACTACATTGGCGGTATTCTCAAACACGCACCTGCATTGCTTGCAATCACTAACCCCACTACCAACTCTTACAAGCGCTTAGTACCCGGTTACGAAGCACCAGTAAACTTGGCTTATTCTCAAGGTAACCGTTCCGCTTCGATTCGGATTCCATTGTCTGGTACTAACCCCAAAGCCAAGCGCTTGGAGTTCCGTTGTCCTGATGCGACTTCTAACCCCTATCTGGCATTCGCTGCTATGTTATGCGCTGGGATAGATGGTATCAAGAACAAAATTGACCCCGGTCAACCTTTGGATAAGAATATTTACGAACTTTCTCCTGAAGAATTGGCGAAAGTTCCTTCAACTCCAGGTTCTCTTGAACTCGCGTTGGAAGCACTAGAAAACGACCACACGTTCTTAACCGAACCCGGTGTATTCACTGAAGACTTGATCCAAACTTGGATTTCCTACAAGTTGGACAATGAAGTGAACCCAATGCGCTTACGTCCTCATCCCTACGAATTTTCTCTCTATTACGATGTTTAA
- the apcB gene encoding allophycocyanin subunit beta, with protein sequence MRDAVTSLIKNYDVAGRYFDRNAIDNLKSYFESGTARVQAAASINSNAASIVKQAGSKLFEEQPELIRPGGNAYTTRRYAACLRDMDYYLRYATYALVAGSMDVLDERVLQGLRETYNSLGVPIGPTVFGIQIMKDIVKAQVAATGVSDTTFLDEPFDYITRELSEKDI encoded by the coding sequence ATGCGGGATGCAGTAACTAGCTTAATTAAAAATTATGACGTTGCTGGACGTTATTTTGACCGGAATGCCATAGACAACCTCAAGTCGTATTTTGAAAGTGGAACAGCACGGGTTCAAGCTGCTGCGTCTATCAACTCAAATGCGGCGTCAATTGTCAAGCAGGCTGGTTCTAAATTATTTGAGGAACAACCTGAGTTGATTCGTCCGGGTGGAAATGCTTACACAACTCGTCGTTATGCGGCTTGTCTCCGTGATATGGACTACTACCTGCGCTATGCTACCTATGCTCTGGTTGCAGGTAGTATGGATGTTCTAGATGAGCGCGTGCTGCAAGGGTTGCGGGAAACTTACAATTCTTTGGGAGTTCCCATTGGTCCTACTGTTTTCGGTATCCAAATTATGAAGGATATTGTGAAGGCGCAAGTGGCTGCAACAGGTGTGAGCGATACTACCTTTTTAGATGAGCCGTTTGACTACATAACCAGAGAGTTAAGCGAAAAAGATATCTAA
- a CDS encoding TlyA family RNA methyltransferase: MVKQRLDVLLVERALCSSRALAQRLIQAGEVLVNGVLVDKAGTEVDVSAQIQIKERSRFVSRGGEKLAKAIESFAIPVEGRICLDGGISTGGFTDCLLQAGAKRVYGVDVGYGQVDWRLRNDSRVILKERTNLRYLTPDELYGRAEVADLAVVDVSFISLTKILAALQQLLQPPCEVVLLVKPQFEVGKDRVGKKGVVRDPKDQANAIFQVLQTAQELGWQYKGLTWSPITGPAGNIEYLLWLGMESEAQPLDLNAIVQMTCLAQKAVTGDQ; this comes from the coding sequence TTGGTTAAGCAAAGACTTGATGTTTTATTGGTAGAACGTGCTCTGTGTTCGTCTCGTGCTTTAGCTCAACGCCTCATTCAAGCAGGGGAAGTTCTGGTTAATGGTGTTCTTGTTGACAAAGCTGGTACAGAGGTTGATGTTTCGGCTCAAATTCAGATAAAAGAGCGATCGCGTTTTGTTTCTAGAGGTGGAGAAAAGTTAGCCAAGGCAATAGAATCGTTTGCCATTCCTGTAGAAGGACGGATTTGTTTGGATGGTGGCATTTCGACAGGGGGTTTTACTGATTGTTTGCTCCAAGCAGGTGCAAAACGAGTTTATGGGGTTGATGTTGGGTACGGACAAGTTGATTGGCGGTTGCGAAATGATTCGCGAGTGATTTTGAAGGAACGCACAAATTTACGATATTTGACACCAGATGAGTTGTATGGTAGAGCAGAAGTGGCCGATCTGGCAGTTGTGGATGTGTCGTTTATTTCGTTAACCAAGATTTTGGCTGCCCTGCAGCAATTACTGCAACCTCCTTGTGAAGTAGTTTTGTTGGTGAAACCCCAATTTGAGGTGGGAAAAGACCGTGTTGGGAAAAAGGGTGTTGTGCGTGACCCTAAAGACCAAGCAAACGCTATATTTCAGGTGTTGCAAACGGCACAAGAGTTGGGATGGCAATACAAAGGTTTAACTTGGTCGCCTATTACAGGTCCTGCGGGGAATATTGAGTACTTGTTGTGGTTGGGAATGGAAAGTGAGGCTCAACCACTCGATTTAAATGCGATCGTGCAGATGACTTGCTTGGCACAAAAAGCAGTGACCGGTGACCAGTGA
- a CDS encoding cytochrome P450: protein MLSQLPNRITSFSWWQLMNWIADPLAFQERYSQKYGDIFTMRLGGLGTYVLVGNPQAIQEIFNQDAKQFDAGRGNALAEPLIGKNSLMLMDGDRHRRERKLLMPPFHGESLLTYAKQICLLTEQLASQWLVGQPFVVRTAMQKISLEVILQIVFGLSEGERYQQLKPLLTDWLNMTDSPLRSSMLFLRFLQQDWGDWTPWGRMKLRQRQVYDLLIAEIEERRTQGDSGRGDILSLMMAARDDQGQAMSNEELKDELLTILFAGHETTATTLTWAFYQIHQHPDVLEKLLQELDSLGESSNPMEIAQLPYLTAVCQETLRMYPILPVLFPRITKSPITIGGYQFDAETTLMPSIYLVHYREDLYPNARQFKPERFFERQYSKSEYFPFGGGSRHCLGYALAQLEMKLVLATILSKYQLANLDNKPVKLQRRGFTLAPKGGVRMVMTGKR, encoded by the coding sequence ATGTTGAGTCAATTACCGAACCGCATCACCAGTTTTTCTTGGTGGCAACTCATGAATTGGATTGCCGATCCGCTCGCTTTTCAAGAAAGATACAGCCAAAAATATGGTGACATTTTTACTATGCGACTGGGTGGGCTGGGAACCTATGTGCTTGTCGGTAACCCTCAAGCAATTCAAGAGATTTTTAATCAAGATGCCAAACAGTTTGATGCGGGACGTGGAAATGCACTCGCAGAACCTCTCATCGGGAAAAACTCTTTGATGTTAATGGATGGCGATCGCCATCGGCGAGAACGAAAATTATTAATGCCTCCATTTCATGGAGAAAGTTTACTAACTTACGCCAAACAAATTTGCCTCTTGACGGAACAGCTTGCAAGTCAGTGGCTTGTCGGTCAACCTTTTGTGGTGCGGACTGCCATGCAGAAGATTAGCCTAGAGGTGATATTGCAAATCGTCTTTGGCTTGAGCGAAGGGGAACGCTATCAACAACTTAAACCCCTACTTACGGATTGGCTCAATATGACCGATTCTCCGCTCCGCTCTAGTATGCTATTTTTACGGTTCTTACAACAAGATTGGGGAGATTGGACTCCTTGGGGACGAATGAAACTGCGACAACGCCAAGTTTATGACTTACTTATTGCAGAAATTGAGGAGAGAAGAACACAGGGAGATTCGGGGCGTGGCGATATCCTCAGCCTGATGATGGCAGCACGGGACGACCAAGGTCAAGCGATGAGCAACGAAGAATTAAAAGATGAACTACTAACGATTTTATTTGCTGGGCATGAAACTACTGCAACAACACTCACTTGGGCTTTCTATCAAATTCATCAACATCCAGACGTTCTTGAAAAATTGCTACAGGAACTAGACAGCTTGGGAGAAAGCTCAAACCCCATGGAAATTGCTCAGCTTCCCTATTTAACTGCAGTGTGTCAAGAAACACTGCGGATGTATCCTATCCTTCCTGTGCTTTTTCCACGCATCACCAAATCACCTATAACAATTGGGGGATACCAGTTTGATGCTGAGACAACCTTAATGCCAAGTATTTACCTCGTCCATTATCGAGAAGATTTATATCCTAATGCTCGACAATTTAAACCAGAACGTTTTTTTGAGCGCCAGTACTCCAAGAGTGAATATTTTCCTTTTGGTGGCGGAAGTCGGCACTGTTTGGGATATGCTTTAGCTCAACTAGAAATGAAACTTGTTCTCGCAACGATTTTATCGAAGTATCAACTTGCCAATTTGGATAATAAACCAGTAAAACTTCAACGTCGTGGGTTTACCCTTGCGCCTAAAGGTGGGGTTCGGATGGTGATGACTGGAAAACGTTAA